A stretch of DNA from Streptomyces venezuelae:
CAGTTGACGGAGGGTGACCCGGTCCCCGTTGGGGACGTCCGCGATGTACTTGCCGATGGGGTCGTCCAGGCCGACTTTGCCCTGCTCGGCGAGCTGGAGCAGGGCGGTCACGGTGAACATCTTGGTCTCGCTGCCGATCCGCTGGTAGATGTTCGTGGTCATCGGCGCGCCGGTGCTCTTGTCGGCCACGCCGAAGGCCTGTACGTACGCGCCCTTGCCGGGGGCCCAGAGCCCCACCACGACGCCGGGGACCGCGGCTTTCTTCATCACGTCCCGGACCGCCGTGTCCAGCTTGGCCTTCACCGAGTCGTCGAGCACCGGGAAGTCGCCGGCGGGAGAGGGCTGCGCGGTGGCGGTCGGCTCCGGGGTGGGCTGCGCGAGGTACGCGCCGGCACCGGACACCGGTACGGCCAACAGCCCTGCCGCGGCGAGCCCCACGCACGCCGTGCGGCACACCATGAGACGGCTCTTCTGCGAATACCTCACGGCAGCCTCCTGCCAGACGAGGACGGCACCCCCGTATCAGGCTAGGTGCGGCTGCGCGCCCCCGCACGGCGACCGGGTGAACGCCCCTCCCCGGCCCCCGCCCCGACACCCCTCCCCGAGACCCCTCGCCGACTCCCTTGCCGACTCCCTTGCCGACACCTCCTGCCGCCGCCCCGGTCAGAGCCCCTCGGCGAGCATCCCGAAGGCCCGGTCGGCATCGGCGACCGCCTCGGGGTGGCACTCGTCGGCGCTGCGGCCGACGGCTATCCGGCGCCAGTTCTGCCGGCCGAGCTCCTGCCGGGTCGTCACCAGGTGGCAGGCCGCGAGCCGGGCGGCGAACGGGTCTCCGTACTCGGCTTCCAGGACCTCGGCGAGGAGTTCGACCTCGCGATCGGTGTAGTGCGCGATGCGGGCGGCCAGGCCCGGCGAGGAGTAGACGAGGCGCTGGAAGGCGATGACGTCGGGAACGTCGTTCAGACCGGTGATCGGATCGCGGTTGCCGAGGGCTTCGAGGAAGTGCCGGTGCAGGGCGCGGACGGGGGTGACGCCCTCGGGGCGGGCCCGGACGATCCGGGCGGCTTCGTCCTGGTGGTCGGCGAACCGGTCCAGGACCAGGTCCTCCTTGGTGGGGAAGTAGCGGAAGAGGGTCGGCTTGGAGACCTCCGCCGCGGCGGCGACGTCCGCCACCGAGACGGCCTCGAAGCCGCGCTCGAGGAAGAGCTCGAGCGCGGTGGCTGCCAGATGCCGGCGGGTGCGCAGCTTCTTGGTCTCCCGCAGGCCGGGTGTGTTCTCCATGCGTCCGAGGCTAGCACATCGACTTGACCGGGTTAATTTTCTTCCTCGGAAATTTTCGTTACCCGGTTGCTTTTTTCGTTCGGAGGGGCTTTCCTTGAGTCATCGGGTGAGAGACGGGTTGAGAGACGAGGGGGAACTCATGACGGACGTTCTGATCGTGGGCGCGGGTCCGACCGGCCTGACGCTCGGCTGCGAGCTGGCCCGGCGCGGCATCGGGGTGCGGATCGTCGACCAACGGGGCGCACCGCACGGGGAGTCGCGCGGCAAGACGCTCAACGCCGACGGACTGGCGGTGCTCGAGGACTTGGGCGTCGCGGCGCGCATCGAGGCCATCGGCCATCCGGACCTGGTCTTCCGCAAGTACTTCGACGGGGTGCATATCGCCGACACGGTGGTCGAGGGCACCCTGTTCATCGGCCAGTGGCAGATCGAGCAGGTGCTGCGCGAGCGGCTGGCCGGACTGGGCGTGGTGGTCGAGTACGACGCTCGGGTCACCGCGGTCACCCAGGACGAGGACGGGGTGACCGCGGCCTTCGCCGCCGGCCGGCCGGTGCGCGCCCGCCACCTGGCCGGCTGCGACGGCGGAGGCAGTTCGGTCCGCCGGCTGCTCGGGATCGGCTTCGAAGGGCACACCGACGGGGAACGGGCCATGGTGGTCGGCGATGTCCGGGCGCCGGGTCTGGACCGCGAGGTCTGGCACCAGTGGTTCACCTCGGACGGAGAGGCGATGATGCTCTGCCCGATCCCTCGGACGGACATCTTCCAGTTGCAGGCCTCACCGGAACGCGACACGGAGGGGCGCCCGTTGCCGCCCTCGGCGGCGGGATTCCAGCGCCTGTTCGAGCGGCATGCGCGGATGCCCGGCATCCGGCCGGCCGATCCGTCCTGGCTTTCGACCTGGCGGGTCAATGTCCGGATGGCCGAACGGATGCGCCGGGGGCGGGCCTTCCTGGCCGGCGATGCGGCACATGTCCATCCGATAGCGGGGGGCCTCGGCATGAACACCGGCATCCAGGACGCCGCGGCCCTGGCCCGTGCCTTGGGCGGGGAGACCGACCTCGAGGAGTACGAGGCGGCCCGGCTCCCGGCCGCCGCCCGGCTGCTGGCCGACAGCACCGGCCGGATGGAGCGGGTCCTGGAGGCGGTTCGCACCCCTGGCATCGGGACGGAGGCGGGGCTGGGATGAGCACACCGAGGACCGGCCGCGGGGTGACCGGACGGGCCGGGTGGTCAGACGAGGGGAACGGCGTCGGAGAGGGAGAGTGCGTGGATGCGGTCCGGGGAGCCGGGGCGGGCGTAATACCAGCCCTGGGCGGTGTCGCAGCCCAGGGCGCGGAGCTGGGCGGCCTGGGCGCCGGTCTCGACTCCCTCGACGGTGACGGCCAGCGAAAGGCTGTGGGCCAGGGCGACTATGCCCTCCACGATCTTCACGTCCACGGGATCGGCCGGCAGGCGCTGCATGCTCTGGGTGAAGGAGCGGTCCAGCTTCAGCACGCTCACCGGGAGGCGGCGCAGATTGGCCAGGTTGGAATAGCCGGTGCCAAAATCGTCGAGGGCGATGTCCACGCCCAACGCGGCGAGCCGGCGCAGCGGTTCGAGGAGTTCGTCGTCCGCTCCGATCAGAGCGGATTCGGTGACCTCCAGGCAGAGCGCGCCGGGGGCCAGCCCGGAGTTCTCCAGCACGGCCACCGTGTC
This window harbors:
- a CDS encoding TetR/AcrR family transcriptional regulator, with protein sequence MENTPGLRETKKLRTRRHLAATALELFLERGFEAVSVADVAAAAEVSKPTLFRYFPTKEDLVLDRFADHQDEAARIVRARPEGVTPVRALHRHFLEALGNRDPITGLNDVPDVIAFQRLVYSSPGLAARIAHYTDREVELLAEVLEAEYGDPFAARLAACHLVTTRQELGRQNWRRIAVGRSADECHPEAVADADRAFGMLAEGL
- a CDS encoding FAD-dependent monooxygenase — translated: MTDVLIVGAGPTGLTLGCELARRGIGVRIVDQRGAPHGESRGKTLNADGLAVLEDLGVAARIEAIGHPDLVFRKYFDGVHIADTVVEGTLFIGQWQIEQVLRERLAGLGVVVEYDARVTAVTQDEDGVTAAFAAGRPVRARHLAGCDGGGSSVRRLLGIGFEGHTDGERAMVVGDVRAPGLDREVWHQWFTSDGEAMMLCPIPRTDIFQLQASPERDTEGRPLPPSAAGFQRLFERHARMPGIRPADPSWLSTWRVNVRMAERMRRGRAFLAGDAAHVHPIAGGLGMNTGIQDAAALARALGGETDLEEYEAARLPAAARLLADSTGRMERVLEAVRTPGIGTEAGLG